TACAATAAAATGTCACTCATAAAACGATcactattattttataaattaaaccaTAGGAAATTCTTACTTAGTTACGGTACCAAACACAAAATGTGTCCCTATGTTGTCGGTGCAATTCTCTTTCCAATAGTCGGCCTCTATTGGAGTCGTGCCTCAACTCAGCCAGGTGCGTCCTATATGTTTGCAGTCCACATTTAGAATAAAAAAGTGTATGTTTGAGCCAAAGTaagatgaattaaaaaatataactcacGCGTGTAATTGAAGGAACTCGTccgagttaaaaataatatatcgaTGGATCTGCGTCAATGTGCGCCGGTCAAGGGTTACTCGTGTTATCGCTCCCCTAGCCTCATCAGGGTTTCTCTGAGGCCTATTGTGGACTGTGAATGCGTTCTCGAAGTACCATGAACAAAATGTGAGCATTTCATCCGCTAAGTAACCTTCCGCTATAGAACCCTCAGGTGCAGCTCTATTGCGTACTAGGGATTTGTACCGTCCAAGGGACCTACATCGagaaaacataattatatcTTGTATTACTTCATTGAGACAAtaaagggacaaaaaaaaaaaaaaaaccttatatatacatagaatACATAATTACCTCTCAACCGGATACATCCATCGATAATGTACCGGTCCACCAAGTCGACATTCACGAACCAAATGTATGACAACATGAACCATAATTGTAAAGAAGCCCGGAGGAaatatttgttcaagcttgcacaATATGATAGGGATTTCAGCTTCATGTCGGGCTAGATCTTCTTCCGTCAATGTTTTCGAACATATACCCCTAAAAAATGCAGACAACTCTATCAAAGGTTTCACAACCTTCTTTTCCAAGGATCCACGCAAAGCTATTGGCAACAGTTGTTGCATGAGTATATGGTTGTCATGACTCTTCATACCAACAATGGTACGGGCTTTAAGGTTCACACAACGGGACACATTGGAGGCATATCCATCGGGTACTCTGacattttttatcacttttaaaaaattaattttatcctCATTAGACATCGTGTGGCATGCCGCAGGTAGATATGTTTTGCCTCTCTCATTAGTGAATGGATGAAGTGTTTTTCTCAAACCCATCTTACATAAGTCCAAACGTGCTGCgtggttgtcttttgttttttcactCATGTCCAATAGGGTTCCAATGATATTATCCATCACATTTTTTTCGATGAGCATCACATCAAGGTTATGTCGTAACAAATTATCCTTCCAATAGGGCAAtgtgaaaaaaatacttttcttcttccataccGCTTGCGCATTTGCCCCATGACCTTGTTGCACAGTTTTTTGTCGTTTGTCCCTTCTTATGTCTTCATGAACAACATCAAGTCCCTGTAATTGTTGTAAGATTTCACCGCCATTTGGAATAACAGGAGCAGCACCCAACTCTTGTTTACCATCAAAGGTTCTTGTCATCTGTCGCCACTTATGATCAGCAGGCAACCATCGTCTATGCCACATATAACAATATTTACGCCCGTATGTCAACCATGTTGACCCCGTTGAATgcatacaacaaggacatgccctTGGACCCTTAGTACTCCatccagataaatctgcatatgctggaaagtcatttattgtccacatcaatgcTGTCCGCATAACAAATGACTTCTTCATGGATATGTCatatgttcgtacccctacattccacaacTCCTGTAACTCTGATATTAAAGGTTGTAGGTAGACATCTATATTCTGACCTGGTGCAGTTGGGCCTGGAATAATCATAGATAATATGAAATATTGTTGTTTCATACACATCCAAGGAGGTAGGTTGTATGGAACCAACATGACAGGCCAAGTACTGTGGcttgtgctcatgttcccaaaagggtTAAAACCATCCGACGCTAGACCAAGCCTAACATTCCGTGGGTCTGATGCAAAGTTTGGGTGTAGTGTATCAAATGCTCTCCAAGCTTCACCGTCTGCCGGATGCCTGAGCACACCATCTTTTGTGCGCCCATCAGCGTGCCACCTCATGTGGGAAGCGGTATGTTGTGACATGTACAACCTTTGCAATCTTGAAGCCAATGGAAACCACCGCAACACCTTTACCGGCCGTCTCTTCAATGTTCGGGATGACCCATCTTCTTCAGTAATTTCGTCCTTCCACTTTGATGCTCCACACATTGTACATGTATCtaacttctcattttccttccagaataacatacaatgaTTTCGACAAGCCGGAATCTTTTCATATCCAAGCCCAAagtctcttaaatattttttcgtTTCATACATACTTTTAGGCAAAGCTGGCTCATCTGTTGGTACTATCTCATTGATGAACTCAAGCAAAGATGTGAAAATTGTATTACTGAATCCACCAacacacttcaagttgtatagaTGAACAATAGCTGACAATTTGCTATATTGTGTTTTATCATGAAGTGGCTTGTCTGCATCCTGAACCAAGTTGTAGAATTTCTTGGCACTCTCATCGATCTCTTCATCAACTGCTTCAGGTACATAATCGGCTTGCACTTCCACTTGACACTCACCATCGCCTGCCAGAATATTATGCATGCCAAAAACATCTTGCAACATGGACTGCATCGTTCTTGACTTGTCGGGTATTGGTATACTATTTGCAGCTGGAGCCGGCTTGGGAGATTCAACAGCAGGTACTTTATTAGGTACAGGAGCCCTAATCTTCTCCCCATGCCAAATCCATTCAGTGTAATTAGGCATAATTCCCCTTCCACCGGTTAAATGATCATATACTTCTTCTGGCCGTAGGCTCCTGTTCAAGCAACACTTCTTGCATGGACacacaattgaatttttatttatggaGTTCGTAACTGCATACTTCACGAACGCTTCGGCCCCTTCCATATACTCCCTCGAACCTCTCCACTTCGTCATCCAACTTTTGTCCATATTTATCTTACTACATTACAATACACAAAATGGTtacaaatatata
This DNA window, taken from Alnus glutinosa chromosome 5, dhAlnGlut1.1, whole genome shotgun sequence, encodes the following:
- the LOC133869178 gene encoding uncharacterized protein LOC133869178; this encodes MDKSWMTKWRGSREYMEGAEAFVKYAVTNSINKNSIVCPCKKCCLNRSLRPEEVYDHLTGGRGIMPNYTEWIWHGEKIRAPVPNKVPAVESPKPAPAANSIPIPDKSRTMQSMLQDVFGMHNILAGDGECQVEVQADYVPEAVDEEIDESAKKFYNLVQDADKPLHDKTQYSKLSAIVHLYNLKCVGGFSNTIFTSLLEFINEIVPTDEPALPKSMYETKKYLRDFGLGYEKIPACRNHCMLFWKENEKLDTCTMCGASKWKDEITEEDGSSRTLKRRPVKVLRWFPLASRLQRLYMSQHTASHMRWHADGRTKDGVLRHPADGEAWRAFDTLHPNFASDPRNVRLGLASDGFNPFGNMSTSHSTWPVMLVPYNLPPWMCMKQQYFILSMIIPGPTAPDLSGWSTKGPRACPCCMHSTGSTWLTYGRKYCYMWHRRWLPADHKWRQMTRTFDGKQELGAAPVIPNGGEILQQLQGLDVVHEDIRRDKRQKTVQQGHGANAQAVWKKKSIFFTLPYWKDNLLRHNLDVMLIEKNVMDNIIGTLLDMSEKTKDNHAARLDLCKMGLRKTLHPFTNERGKTYLPAACHTMSNEDKINFLKVIKNVRVPDGYASNVSRCVNLKARTIVGMKSHDNHILMQQLLPIALRGSLEKKVVKPLIELSAFFRGICSKTLTEEDLARHEAEIPIILCKLEQIFPPGFFTIMVHVVIHLVRECRLGGPVHYRWMYPVERSLGRYKSLVRNRAAPEGSIAEGYLADEMLTFCSWYFENAFTVHNRPQRNPDEARGAITRVNQMDQTRRIELGDKLVWHSKGPIETAFEYNRYVVNGNLFRTMAQDEGKTTQNSGVCVPTVDGDTYYGKLTRIIEVEYYDTTSLIHTGDNILDDPYVLSSQVSQVYYVHDDRNPDWCCVVRTKPRNMYDVGEGEWNNDEDLNYHESEPLNLNINQDPNDIDYGEDLHYSRSDIPAFEIDMTNKPPPKKKVFLRIPIRLFSESTPEVETSQHVDEIDHDDRPPSPSAIMVEEPLQDIIQTERERAQSQESEGERAQSQESERERAPTQESEREQDPNIGVQLDSRQVRTIDTDNNFHIRDVVSPTALWTIPAGEKVVVDFNATWQPIGTSGMKFSRLGAKYVRSGLMGRPNGM